One window of Diabrotica undecimpunctata isolate CICGRU chromosome 8, icDiaUnde3, whole genome shotgun sequence genomic DNA carries:
- the dgt6 gene encoding uncharacterized protein dgt6: protein MSEVKTFRYIEAKVHEELYNNLYLLSRVYETNSEFNRVFKKDMFVKNNKAAFYEIVYYLLDTLNRELTKEKLKSWRPYDIKGENKFRSELLKYINELNIHYTHANIPPIMSSHLISPGGFKFTKFMLKLSQLVIFEYLQNNSRALLLYCPIQSTNATLMKAKFDSINRITFEVKLRINTTLEKFQEDCNKQKNVADSLVKSLTDLDKSISTAKKVQLTAEEEFFNKYTVYPSINSLEDKIVSLNLLWNRLSNIHSLLEDCKSIHEYLLSNDLVLHHTVNSQKTSNCQKEQKLNLPEFFTTVATLLNSKSLELPIVDNSFISERSEQIRSTTEKYLDLTNEFNTDIQQINAHVKGLFKNLKYIENYVKLQLLNNKSESPEDNLGIQPLEVSEY from the coding sequence ATGTCAGAAGTAAAAACATTTAGATATATTGAAGCAAAGGTTCACGAAGagctttataataatttatatttattatcacgAGTGTATGAAACTAATTCAGAGTTTAATAGAGTTTTTAAGaaagatatgtttgttaaaaacaACAAAGCAGCTTTTTATGAAATTGTTTACTACTTGTTGGATACTTTGAACCGGGAATTAACAAAAGAGAAGTTAAAGTCATGGCGTCCTTACGATATTAAGGGAGAAAACAAATTTCGTAGTGAATTATTAAAGTATATTAATGAGTTAAATATCCATTATACACATGCAAATATTCCTCCTATTATGTCCTCGCATTTAATTTCACCTGGTGGattcaaatttacaaaatttatgttaaaattatCACAACTAGTTATATTTGAATATCTACAGAATAATAGTAGAGCCCTATTATTATATTGTCCAATACAGAGCACAAATGCCACTCTAATGAAAGCAAAGTTTGATAGTATAAACAGAATTACTTTTGAAGTTAAACTTAGAATTAACACAACATTAGAGAAGTTTCAAGAAGATTGTAATAAACAAAAGAATGTTGCAGATTCACTGGTAAAAAGCTTAACTGATTTGGATAAAAGTATTTCTACTGCAAAAAAGGTTCAGTTGACAGCAGAAGAGgaatttttcaataaatatactGTGTATCCTTCAATAAACAGCCTCGAAGACAAAATTGTTTCTTTGAATTTACTTTGGAACAGACTTTCAAATATTCACAGTTTATTAGAAGATTGTAAATCTATTCATGAATACTTGTTGAGTAATGATTTAGTGTTGCACCATACAGTGAATTCACAAAAAACATCTAATTgccaaaaagaacaaaaattgaATTTACCAGAATTTTTCACTACAGTTGCGACATTGTTAAATAGCAAATCATTAGAACTACCTATTGTAGATAATAGTTTCATAAGTGAAAGATCAGAACAAATTCGGAGCACTACAGAAAAGTATCTAGATTTAACAAATGAGTTTAATACAGACATTCAACAGATAAATGCTCATGTTAAAGGTTTATTTAAGAATTTGAAATATATTGAGAATTATGTTAAGCTTCAGTTACTAAATAATAAATCTGAATCTCCAGAAGATAACTTAGGTATACAACCTTTAGAAGTTTCTGAATATTAG
- the hoip gene encoding NHP2-like protein 1, whose translation MAEEINPKAYPLADATLTTKILNLVQQAMNYKQLRKGANEVTKTLNRGIAEFIVMAADAEPLEILLHLPLLCEDKNVPYVFIRSKQALGRACGVSRSVIACSVTINEGSQLKPQIQTIQQEIERLLV comes from the exons ATG gCAGAAGAGATCAATCCAAAAGCTTATCCATTGGCCGACGCTACATtaacaactaaaattttaaatcTTGTCCAGCAAGCTATGAATTACAAGCAGTTGAGGAAAGGAGCTAATGAAGTTACAAAAACGCTTAATCGAGGTATAGCTGAATTCATAGTTATGGCAGCTGATGCAGAACCATTGGAAATCTTATTGCATTTACCCCTTTTATGTGAAGATAAAAATGTCCCATATGTTTTTATCAGATCTAAGCAAGCATTAGGAAGAGCATGTGGGGTTTCAAGATCTGTGATTGCATGCAGTGTTACAATTAATGAAGGTTCACAATTGAAACCTCAAATTCAGACGATCCAGCAGGAAATTGAACGCTTATTAGTATAA
- the LOC140447955 gene encoding damage-control phosphatase ARMT1-like, producing the protein MSDNLPVKTCDCGSNCSLDLKTPRNVYLSAFYKRSFAFYTVKHRMPVILTNLIDNLVRHKAEIKEKYGNEAVDELKTIIGEISEFKYEVQTNKPLKLLIGNAPDVNIYNEYIKKQSVAEGHTTHFHTIWLLTECYMYRRIKQIFETKPHLKDYDYFEHQKQDAYTGAIQLIENMSEYVIHVLNNQNPADQNEFINMLKLNLWGNKCDLSLSLGKASDMSSLFDTAALDPYILCDHSKQIWEAISTDKSSDIIDIVFDNSGYEVFTDLCVADYIITKGLAKSMRLYVKTIPWFISDVMVHDFHWTINQLKASENDNLQVLGQRWSKYIEDGIWTIVASNFWTLPYDFTYMADIDPQLYKKLGEAKAVFFKGDLNYRKLFGEKNWDPTTSVETGLQSFHPSKLCIIRTIKADIVVGIPNGIAEEIEAKDPKWMHSGEYGVIQFSKTKVAIQ; encoded by the exons atgtCTGACAATTTGCCAGTTAAAACCTGCGATTGCGGTTCAAACTGTAGTTTGGATTTGAAAACTCCAAGAAATGTATATCTTTCCGCATTTTATAAGAG gAGTTTTGCGTTCTACACGGTTAAACATCGAATGCCAGTGATCTTAACAAACCTAATAGACAATTTAGTAAGACATAAAgcagaaattaaagaaaaatatggaaAT GAAGCTGTAGATGAGTTGAAAACAATTATAGGAGAAATATCAGAGTTCAAATATGAGGTCCAAACGAATAAaccattaaaattattaattggcaATGCTCCAGATGTAAACATTTATAATGAATACATTAAGAAGCAAAGTGTTGCTGAAGGACATACTACTCATTTTCATACTATCTGGCTGTTAACAGAATGTTACATGTATAGAAGGATAAAACAGATATTTGAAACAAA acCCCATCTTAAGGATTATGATTATTTTGAACATCAGAAGCAAGATGCATACACAGGAGCCATTcaattaatagaaaatatgagTGAATATGTCATACATGTTCTTAACAACCAAAACCCAGCAGACCAAAATGAATTTATTAACATGTTAAAA CTCAATTTATGGGGAAACAAATGTGATTTGTCTTTATCATTAGGAAAAGCAAGTGATATGTCATCGCTTTTTGATACTGCTGCTTTAGATCCTTATATTTTGTGTGACCATTCCAAACAAATTTGGGAAGCCATATCGACAGATAAAAGTTCTGATATTATAG atattgTTTTTGATAACTCTGGCTATGAAGTATTTACTGACCTATGTGTAGCAGATTACATAATAACAAAAGGTTTAGCAAAATCAATGCGATTGTACGTAAAAACTATACCTTGGTTCATATCAGATGTCATGGTGCATGATTTCCATTGGACAATAAACCAATTAAAAGCTAGCGAAAATGATAATCTACAAGTATTAGGACAAAGGTGGTCCAAATATATTGAAGATGGAATATGGACAATAGTTGCTTCAAATTTTTGGACACTACCATATGATTTTACCTACATGGCAGATATAGATCCACAGTTGTACAAGAAATTAGGGGAAGCTAAAGCAGTATTTTTCAAAGGGGATTTGAATTATAGAAAATTGTTTGGGGAAAAAAACTGGGATCCAACAACTTCTGTCGAGACAGGTTTACAATCATTTCACCCATCAAAGTTGTGTATAATTCGAACTATCAAAGCTGATATTGTTGTTGGTATTCCTAATGGGATCGCGGAGGAAATCGAAGCAAAGGATCCCAAATGGATGCACAGTGGAGAATATGGAGTTATACAATTTTCAAAAACCAAAGTTGCTATTCAATAG